Within Candidatus Stygibacter australis, the genomic segment TCCAGCAGTCTGCGTAATATATTTGAACACAAGATGAGAAGTGCTCTCACATTGCTTGGTATTGTGATTGGCGTATTTGCAGTGATTACTATGTTCTCCGCCGTGAATGGTATCAAAAGTATGGTAATGAAAAACATGGAACAACTCGGCTGGAATAATTCATTGCTTTTATATCCTGGTGAAGAAGGTAATTCCACTTCCACTGTTTCCAGTCGTCACAGACGCTTTATGTATATCAACCGCTCTAAAAAACCTCTTTCTTTTGATGATTATGAAATACTTTCACATCAAGTGGAAACCAAATATACTTACGGCATGATCGAGCGCTGGGAACGTGCACCTGGGTTTCAAGGTCATAAATCAGATTGGGTTCGGGTAAATGCCACCAACAATGACTTCTTTCATTCAAAAAGCTATGAAATTGCTGAAGGAAGATTATTTAACCGGATGGAAGATTCAGATGCTTTAAAAGTATGTATTCTGGGATATAATTTTGCCAGAAAGAATTTTCCTGATGGAGCACTTGGTCAATACCTGAAAGCTGGAAATATGCGATATAGGATTATTGGAGTTCTGGGAGAAGATCAACTGAATTACACTGCTGGAATGAATTTTAATCGTTGGGAACGAGAGCGAGATCTAAATGCTGTTTATATTCCGCTATCTACTGCAGCTAGATATCTTTCTTCCAATGGGGCAATAAGTTACATTTATTTCCAGGCGTATGGTGATCATGATTTCCCGATCATGAAAAATGCTATCCGCCAGACAATGCTGATACAGCATAACATGTCTCATGATTTCCAGTTCAATGATGTAGGTGCATTTATGTTCAAGATCACCGATGAGCTTAAAGATATGATGAAAAAGCTCAATATTACGCTATCCACAATCGCTTCCATATCGCTGATCGTGGGAGGAATTGGTTTATTCAGTACTCTGCTTATCTCAATCAGTGAGCGGATGAAAGAGATTGGCATCCGTAAAAGTATTGGAGCCACAGAATTTGATGTATTTTTCCTTTTTCTCTCTGAATCAATAATCCTGGCAGTGATTGCTGCTTCCATCGGTACCCTGATTTCCAAAACTGTTATTATGATAATCTCTAATGCCTTAAACCAGCAATTTGAATTACCCTGGCAGGGAATCGCTCTTGGATTTGGATTTTCAATATTAATAGGTATAGTGAGTGGAGCTTATCCAGCCTTCAAAGCCAGCAGGATCAATCCCATAACAGCAATATATTTTAACGATTAAAGAGGATAAATTTGATTACAGTTGATGAATTAACTAAGGAATTTCCCCAAAAAGAGGGTGATAATCTTAAGGCAGTAGATAATTTATCTTTTTCGGCAAATGCTGGTGAGATAGTAGTATTATTAGGTGTGAATGGAGCAGGGAAAACTACTACAATGCGTATGCTTTCCACAGTATTGCAGCCCACATCAGGCAGAGCTTCCGTGTGTGGGTATGACCTTCTGAAATCACCTCAGGAAATTCGTAGAAGATTAGGCTTTCTCTCTGGTGATACCGGCTTATATCGAAGACTTACTGCTCGTGAACTCATTACCTATTTTGGCAAATTATATGATATGAAAACATCCCGAATCAAGGAACGCATTGAATTGATCAATGAAATGCTGGATATGCATGATTTTCTTGATAAAAAAATAGACAGTTTATCTACGGGAATGCGGCAGAAGGTTTCCATAGCCCGTTCGATTGTCCATGATCCTCCGGTGATGATATTTGATGAAGCCACTGCGGGATTGGATATTCTCACCGCCAAGAACATAATCAATTTTATTCATTCCTGTAAGACTGAAGGAAAATGCGTATTATTTTCCACGCATATTATGCGGGAAGCAGAAAGAATTGCTGACAGGATCGTCATGATACACCGGGGTAGATTGCTTAAAGAAGGCACCTGGGAAGAAATGAAAGAAGATACTGACAAAGCTGACCTGGACGATATATTTATTGATTATGTCTCTCGTTGCGATGCTCCAAAGGTAATTGAAGAAAATGAACTGGACTAAGATACTGGTTATTTTTAGAAAAGAGATGCTTGATCTCTTTAGGGATCGACGAACTATTATCACATCGATAATACTGCCAATTGTCCTCTATCCCTTCATCAGCATTTTTGTTGCCACGATTGCTACCAGGCAGGATACAAAACTCCAGGAAGCAGAGAAGATCATCTATATATATGACCAGGTAAATTCTCAGGATTCTAATGAACTGATATCAAAATTAAATACTGAAGAAAGTTTTAAAGTGATAAAGACCGATAAACAGGGTTGGAACAATCAGTTCAAAGAACTTGTTGAAAATAATGATATACAAGCCTTCCTTTCGCTACGGGATACTATCAGCGGTGGATATGAAAGGCTGCAAATTGAAGCATATTTTAATAATACTGATGAAAAAAGTCAGAAAGCATATTCAAAGATCAGGGATATCGCTGAACATACTAAATGGGAGATAGTTAGCCGCAGATTAAATGATCTGGATATTTCAACCGAAATACTGCAAGCAATTGAGATGGAACCTATAAATATTGCCCCACCGCAAAAGATACTGGGAGCTCTGTTAGGTAAATTTCTGGCTTATATGCTGATCATATTGACCATTTCCAGCGGTGCAGTTGTGGCATCTGATCTGGTGGCAGGTGAAAAGGATAGAGGAACTCTGGAGACGATATTAGTGAGTGCTGCCAGCCGATTGGAACTGGTGGCAGGAAAATTCCTCACAATAATCTCTTTTTCCTTTATCACGGTATTTATGAACCTTTTCAGTATGTATATTTCTACCCGGCACATTCTTGGAATGGCAGACATGGATATGAGCCAGGTTCAAATGCCTATTGTGAGCTTCATGCTTATCTTTGTCGCTATGGTTCCCCTGGCAGTATTATTTGCTGCCATCCAGCTATCCCTCTCCACCTGGTCACGAAATGTCAAAGAATGCTCATCTTACCAGACACCTCTTCTATTGATTGGTATGATGTTTTCCATGATCAGTGCTTTCCCCGGATTTGAACTGAATTACGGCTACGCTCTGATCCCTATCATTAATTTCTCACTCCTGTTGAAAGAATTACTTCTGGGTGATCTGAATGTTGGTCATTATCTTACTGTGATCATCTCCACCCTGGTTCTGGCTGGTGTGAGTGTGATGATCAGCATCTATCTCTTTAAAAAAGAAAATGTGCTCTTTAGAACCGCTGAAGAAAAAAGCCTGAAATTCTGGGGCAAACAAAAGGGTGATATTTTCTCAACTCAGTTTGTCATTGGTGTTTTTTTCCTGGTTCTGCTGCTCTTTTATTATCTGGGAACACCCTGGCAAACCAAAGACCTGTTTTCCGGCTTGATAAAAACTGAAGTACTCCTTGTACTTCTGCCAGTGCTTTTGATCTACAAACTTTCGCGAACTAATATCAAAAAAGCTGCCCGGCTGCAAGGAACTAATCCTCTGAACTTCTTACTAGCTGCTGCTGCTGCAATCCCGGGATTTTTTATCTCAGCCTATTCCATGCAAATAGTAAATTACCTCTACCCTATTCCAGAATCATACCTGGAAAGCATGCAGAAAATCATGCAATTGCATGAACTGCCCCTCTGGCAAACTATCTTTATAATTGCTCTTTTACCAGCTATCTGTGAAGAGATGCTTTTCCGCGGATATGTGATCAGAGGTTTTGAAAAATCTGGTAACTGGAAAGCTATTTTAATTTCTGGCATGCTCTTTGGACTTTTCCATCTTGACTTCTTCCGCCTGCTTCCTACTGCCCTGATGGGTATCTGGCTGGGTTATCTACTGATAAAAACAAAAAGTATTTTTATCACTATGCTGGCTCATGCCCTGCATAATTCCTCTACAGTAGCATTATCAAAATGGGGTGATCAAATCCCCTTCATGGCGAATATCATGAAAACCGGCGAGATTCCGTTCAGTCTGCTGATTTTCAGTATTGCTGCTATTATTTTTATTGGCTGGCTTTTGCATAGGATAAATACTACGGAAGAGTTTCCTCGTGAACTATCAACCGGATAATCTTTATCAAGGTATTATTCTAAAAAAAGTCATCTATCGCGAAACAAGTATTATCTGCAATATTCTCACTCCACAGGATGGCAAGATCACATTACTGGCAAAAGGTGTAAGACAACCAAAAAATCCTAACTTCGGTTTATTGCAGATACTGGCAGAACTGGAATTCTCTACTCATAGAAAAAAAGACTCTGAATGGCATATCCTGAAAACCTGTGAACTCCAAAAAACCTATGAAAATCCCAACTTTCATACTACTGCCGTGCTTCAGGCTGGAGCTGAGCTCTTTGATCAGATGATCATCCCTGCCCAGGAAACCACTACTTATTTTACCCTACTCAAAAACTACCTTAGCTATTCTCAAAAATTTGATAATAACTCAATTGCCCTTTTCTGGCGACTGCTGCTGAGGTTATTTGAACTAAATGGCATCACTCTTGACCTCATGCACTGCGTTTCCTGCGGTAGAGAAACATCCCTATTTAACGGCTATCACTTCCAAAAGCAGGGATTTATATGTTCCCAATGTGAAAATGACACTTTCCCGCTAATGATTGAAACTCTGACAACCGAAGAAAGGGAATTATTAAAGATCCTGCCATCAATTGGTAACAAGCTGCATGAAATCTCAATATCTTCCTCAGCTGCCACACAAATCACCCGCATTCTAATGTCACATCTGAACCTTCATTTCAATGATCACTTTAATCTCAAAAGCCTAAAACTTATTAATTCAACT encodes:
- a CDS encoding ABC transporter permease subunit/CPBP intramembrane protease; this translates as MNWTKILVIFRKEMLDLFRDRRTIITSIILPIVLYPFISIFVATIATRQDTKLQEAEKIIYIYDQVNSQDSNELISKLNTEESFKVIKTDKQGWNNQFKELVENNDIQAFLSLRDTISGGYERLQIEAYFNNTDEKSQKAYSKIRDIAEHTKWEIVSRRLNDLDISTEILQAIEMEPINIAPPQKILGALLGKFLAYMLIILTISSGAVVASDLVAGEKDRGTLETILVSAASRLELVAGKFLTIISFSFITVFMNLFSMYISTRHILGMADMDMSQVQMPIVSFMLIFVAMVPLAVLFAAIQLSLSTWSRNVKECSSYQTPLLLIGMMFSMISAFPGFELNYGYALIPIINFSLLLKELLLGDLNVGHYLTVIISTLVLAGVSVMISIYLFKKENVLFRTAEEKSLKFWGKQKGDIFSTQFVIGVFFLVLLLFYYLGTPWQTKDLFSGLIKTEVLLVLLPVLLIYKLSRTNIKKAARLQGTNPLNFLLAAAAAIPGFFISAYSMQIVNYLYPIPESYLESMQKIMQLHELPLWQTIFIIALLPAICEEMLFRGYVIRGFEKSGNWKAILISGMLFGLFHLDFFRLLPTALMGIWLGYLLIKTKSIFITMLAHALHNSSTVALSKWGDQIPFMANIMKTGEIPFSLLIFSIAAIIFIGWLLHRINTTEEFPRELSTG
- a CDS encoding ATP-binding cassette domain-containing protein codes for the protein MITVDELTKEFPQKEGDNLKAVDNLSFSANAGEIVVLLGVNGAGKTTTMRMLSTVLQPTSGRASVCGYDLLKSPQEIRRRLGFLSGDTGLYRRLTARELITYFGKLYDMKTSRIKERIELINEMLDMHDFLDKKIDSLSTGMRQKVSIARSIVHDPPVMIFDEATAGLDILTAKNIINFIHSCKTEGKCVLFSTHIMREAERIADRIVMIHRGRLLKEGTWEEMKEDTDKADLDDIFIDYVSRCDAPKVIEENELD
- a CDS encoding ABC transporter permease, producing the protein MHISENISSSLRNIFEHKMRSALTLLGIVIGVFAVITMFSAVNGIKSMVMKNMEQLGWNNSLLLYPGEEGNSTSTVSSRHRRFMYINRSKKPLSFDDYEILSHQVETKYTYGMIERWERAPGFQGHKSDWVRVNATNNDFFHSKSYEIAEGRLFNRMEDSDALKVCILGYNFARKNFPDGALGQYLKAGNMRYRIIGVLGEDQLNYTAGMNFNRWERERDLNAVYIPLSTAARYLSSNGAISYIYFQAYGDHDFPIMKNAIRQTMLIQHNMSHDFQFNDVGAFMFKITDELKDMMKKLNITLSTIASISLIVGGIGLFSTLLISISERMKEIGIRKSIGATEFDVFFLFLSESIILAVIAASIGTLISKTVIMIISNALNQQFELPWQGIALGFGFSILIGIVSGAYPAFKASRINPITAIYFND
- the recO gene encoding DNA repair protein RecO, yielding MNYQPDNLYQGIILKKVIYRETSIICNILTPQDGKITLLAKGVRQPKNPNFGLLQILAELEFSTHRKKDSEWHILKTCELQKTYENPNFHTTAVLQAGAELFDQMIIPAQETTTYFTLLKNYLSYSQKFDNNSIALFWRLLLRLFELNGITLDLMHCVSCGRETSLFNGYHFQKQGFICSQCENDTFPLMIETLTTEERELLKILPSIGNKLHEISISSSAATQITRILMSHLNLHFNDHFNLKSLKLINST